One Pyrus communis chromosome 4, drPyrComm1.1, whole genome shotgun sequence genomic region harbors:
- the LOC137731832 gene encoding protein phosphatase 2C 29-like, giving the protein MGSGVSTLSACFRPVHRTNHHHPDHNDVVFAASEPLDETLGHSFCYVRSSARFLSPTQSDRFISPSNSLRFSPPHESGSRTRPGLHETGFKAISGASVSANSATPRTVLQLDNIYDDATESVLGGCGGGVRGSIVNGFESTSSFSALPLQPVPRGGERDPSGPMERAGFFLSGPIERGALSGPLDPNPNANPAGPDGRVHFSAPLGGPYVKKRRKKGISGIGKALYRNFSEKKQRPWVVPVLNFVGRKEGPPSIGEEPEPKSESNVQWALGKAGEDRVHVVVSEEQGWLFVGIYDGFNGPDAPEFLMGNLYRAFYNELQGLFWEVGDDDQAPEAAEEANNSNPPPNVASETDVVVEGKTENESNSDSKPLPEADREKRVTFQSDGVRRRRLWELLAEAEAEEGLDLSGSERFAFSVDDAVTVSNEGSGSAVSRRWLLLSKLKQGLTKHKEGQGHSRTLFPWRFGLEEKEKVEVENRVEERSAPTGRKRKEGPVDHELVLSALSRALHATEEAYLEMTDKVHDTNPELALMGSCLLVVLMRDEDVYVMNLGDSRAIVAHYEPEEGDSSSALTGYKDNGLNTEDITESSSAVANEAPTQAMQLTALQLSTDHSTSIEEEVTRIKNEHPDDKHCIVNDRVKGRLKVTRAFGAGFLKQPKWNDTLLEMFRNEYIGTAPYISCLPSLRHHRLCPSDQFLILSSDGLYQYFSNQEVVSHVENFMEKFPDGDPAQHLIEELLFRAAKKAGMDFHELLDIPQGARRKYHDDVTVMVISLEGRIWKSSGKYL; this is encoded by the exons ATGGGAAGTGGAGTCTCCACCCTCTCCGCCTGCTTCCGGCCGGTTCACCGGACCAACCACCACCACCCGGACCATAACGACGTTGTCTTCGCGGCGTCCGAGCCCCTGGACGAAACCCTAGGCCACTCTTTCTGCTACGTCCGCTCCTCAGCTCGCTTTCTCTCTCCTACTCAGTCGGATCGCTTCATTTCCCCTTCCAACTCCCTCCGCTTCTCGCCCCCTCACGAATCCGGCTCCAGAACCCGACCCGGATTGCACGAAACCGGGTTCAAAGCCATCTCCGGGGCTTCCGTCAGTGCCAATAGCGCCACTCCTAGGACTGTCCTCCAGCTTGACAATATTTACGACGATGCAACTGAGAGTGTTCTCGGCGGATGCGGCGGTGGCGTCCGGGGGAGTATAGTCAATGGTTTCGAGAGTACGTCGTCGTTTAGCGCCTTGCCTCTTCAGCCCGTGCCACGTGGCGGTGAGCGAGATCCCTCGGGTCCAATGGAGCGGGCgggcttcttcctctctggcCCGATAGAACGCGGCGCCCTCTCCGGTCCCCTCGACCCAAACCCGAACGCCAACCCGGCCGGGCCAGACGGGCGGGTTCACTTCTCGGCGCCACTCGGTGGCCCTTACGTGAAGAAGAGGCGGAAGAAGGGCATTTCGGGGATTGGGAAGGCGCTGTATCGGAATTTCTCGGAGAAGAAGCAGCGCCCCTGGGTTGTTCCGGTGCTCAATTTCGTTGGTCGGAAGGAGGGTCCACCGTCAATCGGAGAGGAGCCTGAGCCCAAGAGCGAGAGCAATGTCCAGTGGGCTCTTGGCAAAGCTGGGGAGGATCGTGTACATGTGGTTGTATCGGAAGAGCAGGGGTGGCTGTTTGTTGGGATTTACGATGGGTTTAATGGCCCTGATGCTCCGGAATTTCTGATGGGTAATCTTTACCGTGCATTTTACAATGAGCTTCAGGGTTTGTTTTGGGAGGTTGGTGACGATGATCAAGCCCCAGAAGCCGCTGAAGAAGCCAATAACAGTAACCCACCACCAAATGTAGCTTCAGAGACTGATGTAGTTGTAGAGGGCAAAACTGAAAACGAGTCGAATTCAGATTCGAAACCCTTGCCGGAAGCTGATCGGGAAAAGAGAGTGACTTTTCAATCCGACGGTGTTAGAAGGCGGCGGCTTTGGGAATTGCTGGCTGAGGCTGAGGCTGAAGAGGGGCTTGACCTTTCGGGTTCCGAGAGGTTTGCATTTTCTGTTGATGACGCAGTTACAGTGAGCAATGAGGGTTCGGGTTCTGCTGTTAGTAGGCGGTGGCTTTTGCTGTCAAAATTGAAACAAGGCTTGACTAAGCACAAGGAGGGTCAGGGTCATAGTAGGACGTTGTTTCCATGGCGGTTTGGTTTGGAGGAGAAAGAGAAGGTTGAGGTTGAGAATAGAGTGGAGGAGAGGTCTGCTCCAACTGGCaggaagaggaaggagggaCCGGTGGATCATGAGTTGGTGTTGAGTGCATTGTCAAGGGCTTTACATGCGACGGAGGAAGCGTATTTGGAGATGACCGATAAGGTTCATGATACGAATCCGGAACTTGCATTGATGGGGTCGTGCTTGTTGGTTGTGCTAATGAGGGATGAGGATGTGTATGTGATGAATTTGGGGGATAGTCGGGCCATTGTAGCACATTATGAGCCGGAGGAAGGTGATTCAAGCAGTGCTTTGACAGGGTACAAGGACAATGGGTTGAACACTGAGGATATAACTGAGTCGTCCTCAGCTGTGGCCAATGAGGCTCCTACTCAAGCAATGCAATTGACTGCATTGCAACTGTCCACTGATCACAGCACGAGCATTGAAGAA GAAGTAACAAGAATAAAAAATGAACATCCAGATGACAAACATTGTATTGTCAATGATAGAGTGAAAGGTCGGCTTAAAGTTACCAGAGCGTTTGGGGCTGGATTTCTGAAACAG CCCAAGTGGAATGACACGTTATTGGAAATGTTTCGAAATGAGTACATTGGCACTGCACCATACATATCATGTTTGCCTTCTCTTCGCCACCATAGACTCTGCCCTAGTGATCAGTTCTTAATCCTGTCATCAGACGGTTTGTATCAGTATTTTAGCAATCAGGAAGTAGTTTCCCATGTTGAGAATTTTATGGAGAAGTTTCCAGATGGAGACCCTGCACAACACCTGATAGAGGAGCTTCTTTTCCGTGCTGCAAAAAAAGCTG GAATGGATTTCCATGAATTACTGGACATCCCGCAAGGAGCTCGCAGGAAGTATCATGACGACGTGACCGTTATGGTTATATCACTTGAAGGAAGAATCTGGAAGTCATCGGGAAAGTACCTTTGA
- the LOC137731173 gene encoding pentatricopeptide repeat-containing protein At5g46580, chloroplastic, with protein sequence MATSAVHWTLNSSDTKRPIFFSSPFRQIPTKKFNISCRSAKSPPKSPPDLAEPTTNKKKNQNPSLSLSEQLQPLTTTTLSDPPPPQDQSQLISKPKSIWVNPAKPKRSVLSLQRQKRSLYSYNPQVRDLRGFAHKLNDCDATKVAFLAALEEIPHPPTRENALLILNSLKPWQKTHMFFNWVKSQNLFPMETIFYNVTMKSLRFGRQFQLIEELAEEMIRDEIELDNITYSTIITCAKRSKLFDKAVEWFERMYKTGLMPDEVTYSAILDVYAKLGKVEEVLSLYERGRASGWKPDPIAFSVLGKMFGEAGDYDGIRYVLQEMAALGVEPNLVVYNTLLEAMGKAGKPGLARSLFKEMVESGLTPNEKTLTALVKIYGKARWARDALELWERMRSNKWPMDFILYNTLLNMCADLGLEEEAKTLFEDMKQSEHCRPDSWSYTAMLNIYGSGGNVDEAMKLFEEMSELGIELNVMGCTCLIQGLGKARRFGDMVRVFDVAVEKGVKPDDRLCGCLLSVVSLCEETEDEDRVLSCLQQANPKLVTLVEVLQDKKIGFETIKDEFRDVIGSTAVESRRPFCNCLIDICRNKNNHERAHELLYLGTLYGLYPGLHTKTAREWCLDVRSLSIGAAHTALEEWMGTLYKIVQREEALPEMFSAQTGSGSHKFSQGLSHSFGSHVKKLAAPFRQSEEKAGSFVATREDLVSWAESQAPSSAVMTA encoded by the coding sequence ATGGCTACCAGTGCTGTCCACTGGACTCTGAATTCCTCGGATACAAAGCGACCCATCTTCTTCTCTTCACCTTTTCGACAAATCCCAACCAAAAAATTCAACATTTCTTGCCGCTCCGCCAAGTCTCCTCCCAAATCCCCGCCGGATTTAGCCGAACCCACcaccaacaagaagaagaaccaAAACCCATCTTTATCTTTGTCCGAGCAGCTCCAGCCTCTGACCACAACCACTCTCTCCGACCCTCCTCCGCCCCAAGACCAATCCCAGTTGATATCCAAGCCCAAATCCATCTGGGTCAACCCGGCCAAGCCGAAACGCTCCGTGCTCTCTCTGCAGCGGCAGAAGCGGTCTCTCTACTCTTACAATCCTCAGGTGAGAGATCTGAGGGGGTTTGCCCACAAGCTCAACGACTGTGATGCCACCAAAGTTGCCTTCTTGGctgcccttgaagaaatccccCACCCGCCCACACGAGAAAATGCGCTTTTGATTCTGAATAGCTTGAAGCCATGGCAGAAAACCCACATGTTCTTCAATTGGGTGAAGTCCCAGAATTTGTTTCCAATGGAAACCATATTCTACAATGTCACTATGAAGTCTCTGAGGTTCGGGAGGCAGTTTCAGCTCATCGAAGAGCTCGCGGAGGAGATGATAAGGGACGAGATTGAGCTCGATAACATTACGTATTCTACTATAATCACTTGTGCCAAGAGGTCCAAGCTTTTCGACAAGGCGGTCGAGTGGTTTGAGAGGATGTATAAGACCGGTTTGATGCCGGATGAGGTGACTTACTCTGCCATTTTAGATGTTTATGCTAAATTGGGCAAGGTTGAGGAGGTTCTTAGTTTGTATGAGAGGGGAAGAGCTAGTGGGTGGAAACCGGACCCGATTGCATTTTCGGTTTTGGGTAAGATGTTTGGGGAGGCTGGGGATTATGATGGTATTAGGTATGTGTTGCAAGAAATGGCTGCTCTTGGTGTAGAGCCTAATTTGGTTGTGTACAATACTTTGTTAGAGGCAATGGGGAAGGCCGGAAAGCCTGGTTTGGCAAGGAGCTTATTCAAAGAAATGGTGGAATCAGGGCTAACCCCGAATGAGAAAACATTGACGGCGCTTGTTAAGATCTATGGCAAGGCAAGGTGGGCTCGAGATGCTTTGGAATTGTGGGAGCGAATGAGGTCGAATAAGTGGCCTATGGACTTCATTTTGTATAACACATTGTTGAATATGTGTGCGGACCTTGGTTTGGAGGAGGAAGCTAAGACGCTTTTTGAGGATATGAAGCAGTCGGAGCATTGTAGGCCAGACAGTTGGAGTTACACTGCAATGCTGAACATCTATGGGAGCGGAGGGAATGTTGATGAGGCAATGAAATTGTTTGAAGAAATGTCCGAGTTGGGTATCGAGCTCAATGTCATGGGGTGCACTTGTTTGATTCAGGGCTTGGGGAAAGCTAGAAGATTCGGTGATATGGTTCGAGTTTTTGACGTTGCAGTTGAAAAAGGGGTTAAACCAGATGATAGGCTTTGTGGGTGCTTACTCTCTGTTGTATCGTTGTGTGAAGAAACTGAGGATGAGGATAGGGTGCTTTCTTGTTTGCAGCAGGCAAATCCGAAGTTGGTGACTCTTGTCGAAGTGCTGCAAGATAAGAAAATCGGGTTTGAGACTATTAAAGATGAGTTCAGGGACGTTATTGGTAGTACCGCGGTTGAATCCCGGAGACCCTTCTGTAATTGCTTGATTGATATATGCCGAAACAAAAACAACCATGAGAGAGCTCATGAGCTGCTCTATTTGGGAACCCTATACGGGTTGTATCCGGGTCTGCACACCAAGACTGCaagggagtggtgtttggacgTTAGGTCACTATCCATAGGTGCAGCTCACACTGCACTTGAAGAGTGGATGGGAACGCTCTACAAAATAGTACAGCGGGAAGAGGCGTTGCCGGAGATGTTCTCCGCTCAAACTGGTAGCGGAAGTCACAAATTCTCGCAAGGGCTGTCGCATTCCTTTGGTTCTCATGTGAAGAAATTGGCTGCGCCGTTTAGACAGAGTGAAGAGAAAGCTGGTAGTTTTGTGGCAACCAGGGAGGATCTAGTGTCGTGGGCAGAGTCACAGGCTCCGTCGTCGGCCGTCATGACAGCTTAA